The following proteins are encoded in a genomic region of Reichenbachiella sp.:
- a CDS encoding aldehyde dehydrogenase family protein, with amino-acid sequence MSKLSVYAPFDQSLIKEIPLATSKEMSGAIDRAHALFSDQTQWIPKHQRVEILENIAFLMEERSEEIIQVSAMEGGKPWMDTEVEMKRAINGVKLAIENMGHLKGEEIAMGHTASSANRIAYTMREPIGVVASVSAFNHPINLIIHQTIPAIAVGSPVIIKPAPTTPLTCLLLVEIFESAGLPKGWCTCMPCENEVAEQLVTSPKVNFFSFIGSAKVGWYLRSKLAPGTRCALEHGGAAPVIIEPDADIKTMIPALVKGGFYHAGQVCVSVQRIYAHESIIDEIVEEMDSQVRALVSGNPLDKETEVGPLILPKEVDRVHEWVTEAKDKGAKIICGGQKLSDTFYEPTIILNPSEDCKVSSQEIFGPVVCIYSYTDRQEAIDRANSLEFAFQSSVFTKDINIALDTVKKLNSTAVMVNDHTAFRVDWMPFGGRDSSGLGLGSIPHSMHDMTREKLMVIKSHVL; translated from the coding sequence ATGTCAAAACTATCTGTTTACGCACCTTTCGATCAATCATTGATTAAAGAAATACCGCTAGCCACAAGCAAAGAAATGAGTGGAGCCATAGATCGAGCCCATGCGCTATTCTCAGACCAGACCCAATGGATTCCAAAACATCAAAGAGTTGAAATTCTTGAAAACATTGCCTTCTTGATGGAAGAGCGTTCAGAAGAAATCATTCAAGTTTCCGCCATGGAAGGTGGCAAGCCATGGATGGATACTGAAGTAGAAATGAAACGTGCCATCAATGGAGTAAAACTGGCCATCGAAAACATGGGACATCTGAAGGGAGAAGAAATTGCGATGGGACACACGGCTTCATCAGCCAATCGTATCGCCTATACCATGCGGGAACCCATTGGTGTAGTGGCTTCAGTTAGCGCCTTCAATCATCCGATTAATTTGATCATACATCAGACCATTCCGGCCATAGCAGTGGGAAGTCCTGTCATAATCAAACCAGCTCCAACCACTCCACTGACTTGCTTGCTGCTGGTTGAAATATTTGAATCTGCCGGACTCCCAAAAGGGTGGTGTACTTGCATGCCATGTGAAAATGAGGTGGCAGAACAATTAGTTACAAGTCCAAAAGTCAATTTCTTTTCTTTCATCGGATCTGCAAAAGTTGGCTGGTACTTAAGATCTAAATTGGCTCCTGGTACCCGCTGCGCACTCGAACATGGCGGAGCGGCTCCTGTCATCATAGAGCCAGATGCTGATATCAAAACTATGATACCTGCCTTAGTCAAAGGAGGCTTCTACCACGCTGGACAAGTGTGTGTATCAGTACAGCGTATATATGCCCATGAATCTATTATAGATGAAATCGTAGAAGAAATGGACTCCCAGGTGAGGGCGCTAGTGTCTGGCAACCCACTTGATAAAGAAACCGAGGTAGGTCCTCTTATTCTACCGAAAGAAGTTGACCGAGTTCACGAATGGGTAACTGAAGCTAAAGACAAAGGAGCTAAAATAATTTGTGGCGGACAAAAGCTTTCAGATACCTTTTACGAACCGACTATTATTCTTAATCCCTCGGAAGACTGCAAGGTTTCTTCGCAGGAAATCTTTGGCCCCGTGGTATGTATCTATTCTTATACTGACCGACAAGAAGCTATCGATAGAGCCAACTCATTAGAATTTGCATTTCAATCTTCCGTATTCACCAAAGATATCAACATTGCCCTTGACACTGTAAAAAAACTCAATTCCACGGCTGTGATGGTCAACGATCATACAGCCTTTAGGGTGGATTGGATGCCATTTGGGGGACGCGACTCTTCTGGTCTTGGATTAGGCAGCATCCCGCATTCGATGCACGACATGACAAGAGAAAAACTAATGGTGATTAAAAGCCATGTTTTGTGA
- a CDS encoding acetolactate synthase large subunit — MTKASDLFVQALENEGVEYIFGIPGEENLDLLNSLKDSTIRLILTRHEQGAGFMAATYGRLTGKPGVCLSTLGPGATNLVTPAAYAQLGAMPMLMITGQKPIKKSKQGRFQILDVVDMMRPITKYTKQVVSANNIPSIIREAFRLASEERPGAAHIELPEDVAAESADEPLFSVPAVRRPAPDPKAIKEAINMIEASKMPLILIGAGANRKRTGNALLKLIEKTGIYFFDTQMGKGVVDNRHDQHIGTAALSSNDYLHYAIDKADLIINVGHDVIEKPPFFMEHGGKKVIHINFFSAEVDQVYFPDLDVLGDIAASVWEIMEGITKQKHWDFSFFKKVDEEVESHISKYFQDDRYPMLPQRIVNEIRKLMPSDGIVTLDNGVYKIWFARNYKCYEPNTLLLDNALATMGAGLPSAMAAKLIHPDKKVIAVCGDGGFMMNSQELETAVRENLHVVVIILNDNAYGMIKWKQEGMGFDNFGLDYNNPDFVKYAESYGAIGHRIKSDADFSETLNHCLNTDGVHLIDCPVDYSLNHAILNVKIKEKAKAL; from the coding sequence ATGACCAAAGCTTCTGATTTATTTGTCCAAGCACTGGAGAATGAAGGTGTAGAATACATTTTTGGAATTCCAGGAGAAGAAAACCTGGACCTCCTCAATTCTCTAAAAGACTCTACTATCCGACTGATACTCACCCGACATGAACAAGGTGCTGGCTTTATGGCTGCCACCTATGGACGCCTTACTGGGAAACCGGGAGTTTGCCTGTCGACACTAGGACCTGGTGCAACCAATTTGGTTACTCCTGCTGCTTATGCCCAGTTGGGCGCTATGCCCATGCTAATGATCACAGGACAAAAGCCTATTAAAAAAAGTAAGCAAGGTAGATTCCAGATTCTTGATGTGGTAGACATGATGCGTCCCATCACCAAGTATACCAAACAAGTGGTCAGCGCCAACAATATCCCATCCATCATAAGAGAAGCCTTTCGATTGGCCTCTGAGGAACGCCCAGGAGCTGCACATATTGAATTGCCTGAAGACGTAGCAGCCGAATCAGCAGACGAACCACTATTTAGTGTTCCTGCAGTTCGCAGACCTGCCCCTGACCCAAAGGCCATCAAAGAAGCCATCAACATGATTGAGGCATCAAAAATGCCGCTCATACTAATTGGTGCTGGTGCTAATAGAAAAAGAACCGGAAACGCTCTACTCAAACTCATAGAAAAAACAGGGATCTATTTCTTCGATACCCAAATGGGAAAAGGAGTAGTCGACAATCGACACGATCAGCACATTGGCACTGCAGCCCTTTCATCCAATGATTATCTACACTATGCCATTGACAAAGCCGATTTAATTATTAACGTAGGACATGATGTCATAGAGAAGCCCCCATTTTTCATGGAGCATGGTGGTAAAAAAGTCATTCACATCAACTTCTTCTCAGCTGAAGTAGATCAGGTTTATTTCCCCGATTTGGATGTCCTTGGAGACATCGCCGCATCTGTTTGGGAAATTATGGAGGGCATCACCAAACAAAAGCACTGGGATTTTAGTTTTTTCAAAAAAGTAGATGAAGAAGTAGAATCACATATATCAAAATATTTCCAAGACGACAGATATCCGATGCTCCCACAGCGTATCGTAAATGAAATTAGAAAGCTCATGCCATCAGATGGGATTGTCACACTCGACAATGGGGTATACAAAATTTGGTTTGCTCGAAATTATAAATGCTATGAGCCTAATACCTTGCTACTTGACAATGCACTAGCCACGATGGGCGCCGGTTTACCTTCTGCCATGGCGGCCAAACTGATTCACCCAGACAAAAAAGTTATTGCAGTTTGCGGAGACGGTGGGTTTATGATGAATTCTCAAGAACTGGAAACCGCCGTAAGAGAAAACCTTCATGTGGTAGTCATCATATTAAATGACAACGCCTACGGCATGATCAAATGGAAACAGGAAGGTATGGGATTTGACAATTTCGGACTGGATTATAACAACCCTGATTTTGTGAAGTATGCAGAGAGTTATGGTGCAATAGGACATCGTATAAAGAGTGATGCAGACTTTAGCGAAACGCTCAATCACTGTCTGAATACTGATGGCGTCCATCTTATCGATTGCCCGGTGGACTACTCTCTCAATCATGCCATTTTGAATGTTAAAATCAAAGAAAAAGCCAAAGCACTCTAA
- a CDS encoding sterol desaturase family protein, which produces MEELIDFFTEVPRWFRATVIIGGLLGFWILEGIVPLYQFQYNKLKHAGVNLLFTLSTVVIAFAMAGLLLLASDTVAQNQFGLLYLIDMPLWLQVVIGVLLMDLIGAYLIHLVEHKVKWLWKFHLVHHSDTNIDVTSGLRHHPGEAVFRMIFTICAVILIGAPMGIIMLYQTLSGLFAHLTHTNTSPLGKWDKTFSYLFVTPDMHKVHHHYTQPWTDTNYGNIFSIWDRLFGTFQYVDDMSQIKYGIDTHMKPEENSRIGNLLAIPFQKYRVPPESKFGSE; this is translated from the coding sequence ATGGAAGAATTGATTGATTTTTTTACAGAAGTCCCCAGGTGGTTTAGAGCTACTGTGATTATTGGCGGATTGCTTGGATTCTGGATTCTGGAAGGTATTGTGCCCTTGTATCAATTTCAATATAATAAGCTCAAGCATGCTGGTGTTAATTTACTTTTTACATTGAGTACAGTGGTAATTGCTTTTGCTATGGCAGGCTTGCTGCTTCTAGCCTCGGATACCGTAGCTCAAAATCAATTTGGGTTGCTCTATCTGATTGACATGCCCTTGTGGCTGCAGGTCGTGATTGGTGTATTGTTGATGGATTTAATAGGCGCTTATCTCATTCATTTAGTTGAGCACAAGGTGAAGTGGTTATGGAAATTTCATTTGGTACATCATTCGGATACGAATATCGATGTCACTAGCGGGCTACGTCATCATCCAGGTGAAGCGGTGTTTAGAATGATATTTACTATTTGTGCAGTAATCTTAATTGGCGCTCCAATGGGCATTATTATGTTGTATCAAACGCTTTCTGGTCTTTTTGCACACCTGACACATACGAACACTTCACCGTTAGGAAAGTGGGATAAGACTTTTTCTTACTTGTTCGTCACACCTGATATGCATAAAGTACATCATCATTATACCCAGCCTTGGACCGATACGAACTATGGAAATATCTTTTCTATCTGGGATCGATTATTTGGTACTTTTCAATATGTGGATGATATGAGTCAAATTAAATATGGAATTGATACACATATGAAGCCTGAAGAGAATTCTAGAATAGGCAACCTATTGGCCATTCCTTTTCAAAAGTATCGAGTACCTCCGGAGTCAAAATTTGGTTCGGAATGA
- a CDS encoding type IX secretion system plug protein domain-containing protein — protein sequence MIFFRLFFILCILLAKISPNCLAQQKEISYENKSYEPFVGTVQLYPVTLNPDQELAAPIVPRGLVEKLLLQFDLLLEEYIDVQAKIVHCNADWSKSVLNDIEFLYDYNSFDLRDFEYSINANTLYVNYWFNIPRVKTTGNYIIQVYQNGDENDLLFTRRFIVFDNNVNIQPNTRISTGVLERDFNQQIDFDIIHSRIKVTNPRTEFKIVVRQNQRWDNALTNLQPTAIRRDKSLLEYRHFNMENNFKGGNEFRQADLRSYSFRGAYVAHVDPNSNPRKASVNPGKSRKHEAYSLLRDRNGGFVIATTETMGEYLACDYILTKFQIQSTQLSHPVYVLGSFNDYQRNQKSLLRYDKLSQSYIGEVLLKQGIYDYQYWVDGPDPYYFEGSFYQTENNYDIIVYHKSFSDLTDKVVGYYSFRTKF from the coding sequence ATGATTTTTTTCCGTTTATTTTTTATCCTCTGCATCTTACTAGCAAAAATTAGCCCGAACTGCCTCGCACAGCAAAAGGAAATAAGTTATGAGAACAAAAGCTACGAGCCATTTGTTGGTACGGTACAGCTCTATCCGGTAACACTCAACCCAGATCAAGAATTGGCCGCACCCATTGTACCAAGAGGTTTAGTAGAAAAGCTGCTGCTCCAATTCGATCTTTTACTGGAAGAATACATTGATGTTCAGGCAAAAATTGTTCATTGTAATGCAGACTGGAGCAAATCAGTATTGAACGATATAGAGTTTTTGTATGACTACAACAGTTTTGATTTGAGAGATTTTGAATACTCTATTAACGCGAATACATTGTATGTTAATTATTGGTTTAATATACCCAGAGTGAAAACCACTGGAAATTATATTATTCAGGTCTATCAAAATGGAGACGAAAATGATTTGCTATTCACAAGAAGATTTATAGTGTTTGACAATAACGTCAATATACAACCTAACACCAGAATATCAACAGGCGTATTGGAACGTGACTTCAATCAGCAAATAGACTTTGACATCATTCATAGTCGAATCAAAGTGACGAACCCCAGAACTGAATTTAAAATTGTCGTCAGACAAAACCAGAGATGGGACAATGCCCTTACCAACCTCCAACCCACAGCCATAAGAAGAGATAAGTCACTTTTAGAATACCGACACTTTAATATGGAAAACAACTTCAAAGGAGGCAATGAATTTAGACAAGCTGATTTGAGAAGTTATAGTTTCAGAGGTGCCTATGTGGCTCATGTCGACCCCAACTCTAACCCCAGAAAAGCCTCGGTAAACCCGGGCAAGAGCAGAAAACATGAGGCCTACTCCTTACTCAGAGATAGAAATGGTGGTTTTGTAATCGCGACTACAGAAACCATGGGAGAATATTTGGCCTGTGACTATATTCTTACCAAATTTCAAATACAATCTACCCAATTATCTCATCCAGTTTATGTTCTGGGATCTTTCAATGACTATCAGAGGAATCAAAAGAGTTTATTACGATACGACAAATTGAGTCAATCTTATATCGGTGAAGTATTACTCAAACAAGGAATATATGACTACCAGTACTGGGTGGACGGGCCGGACCCCTACTATTTTGAAGGATCGTTTTATCAAACCGAAAACAACTACGACATTATCGTATACCACAAATCTTTCAGTGATTTGACAGACAAAGTGGTTGGCTATTACTCATTCCGAACCAAATTTTGA
- a CDS encoding RNA polymerase sigma factor → MERDEKKLIKDCVRGKRQAQEQLYQLYSSRMFAICLRYTKAQQEAEDVLQDSFIKVFKQIKNYKGDAPLVFWIKRIVINTALNSQRSKLYLYPMVDVDDLRESPGAQQDVSDYSMEELLTMVKSLPGSSQIIFNLYAIEGYKHHEIAEMLEISVGTSKSQYSRAKYLLREKMKENTKNYGKG, encoded by the coding sequence ATGGAGAGAGACGAGAAAAAACTCATTAAAGACTGTGTCAGAGGTAAGAGGCAAGCTCAGGAGCAGCTTTATCAGTTGTACTCGTCTAGAATGTTTGCCATTTGCCTCAGGTACACGAAAGCTCAGCAAGAAGCAGAAGATGTTTTGCAGGATTCGTTTATCAAAGTTTTCAAGCAAATAAAAAATTATAAGGGAGATGCGCCGCTGGTTTTTTGGATTAAGCGGATTGTTATAAATACAGCGTTGAATTCGCAGCGAAGCAAGTTGTACTTGTATCCAATGGTTGATGTAGATGACTTACGAGAATCTCCTGGAGCACAACAGGATGTTTCGGATTATTCCATGGAGGAGTTGTTGACCATGGTGAAATCCTTACCAGGAAGTAGCCAGATCATATTCAATTTATATGCCATAGAAGGATATAAACACCATGAGATTGCTGAAATGCTGGAGATTTCTGTTGGGACCTCAAAGTCTCAATATTCCAGAGCAAAGTATTTGCTCAGAGAGAAAATGAAAGAAAACACAAAGAACTATGGGAAGGGCTAA
- a CDS encoding SUMF1/EgtB/PvdO family nonheme iron enzyme — protein MKKILLLLLTPVLSFAQELHPVSFDPGCCSERTGIPIYNYRPDDSGESMQIYVANKFSEKSIFYNGKYDPWKDSEYKNTEIYNQRFIVPPGTLPIAKGKYLDQTEVANIHFEEFLFFMVKDSGKYKDRTYIPKQENKYVLNYYKNSEFYFYPVLAVSHETAETYCKWRAEQLNVGLKEMLRDEPRKYKFSGRLPTKEEWMKAAGSHIDEIRIAPHEVTKKGSQFLEEDILSKRFASESMLLKASFISYNVNLKYENGGIPIEIPQYIYSFEPNARGFYNLYGNVKELVSEGYAIGGSYLTPNTEEALFEEDYTQSYKTDVGFRCLVEVRKR, from the coding sequence ATGAAAAAAATACTACTTCTTTTGCTTACGCCGGTTCTTTCCTTTGCTCAAGAGCTTCATCCTGTAAGTTTCGATCCTGGATGCTGCAGCGAACGCACAGGTATTCCAATATACAATTATAGACCTGACGACTCTGGTGAATCCATGCAAATATATGTGGCCAATAAATTTTCAGAGAAGTCAATTTTTTACAATGGTAAATATGATCCTTGGAAAGATTCGGAATATAAAAACACTGAAATCTACAATCAACGATTTATCGTTCCTCCTGGCACACTCCCTATTGCTAAAGGTAAATATCTTGACCAGACAGAAGTGGCCAACATCCATTTCGAGGAGTTTCTGTTCTTTATGGTGAAGGATTCAGGTAAATACAAAGACAGAACCTACATCCCCAAACAGGAAAACAAATACGTGTTGAACTATTACAAAAATTCCGAATTCTACTTCTACCCTGTTCTGGCAGTGTCTCACGAAACAGCCGAAACCTATTGCAAGTGGCGTGCAGAACAATTAAACGTTGGTCTGAAAGAAATGCTGAGAGATGAACCTCGAAAATATAAGTTTAGCGGCAGGTTACCAACGAAAGAAGAATGGATGAAAGCCGCCGGCTCTCATATCGATGAAATTAGAATTGCCCCTCATGAAGTAACAAAAAAAGGAAGTCAGTTTTTAGAGGAAGACATCCTAAGTAAACGTTTTGCCTCCGAGTCTATGCTTTTAAAAGCTTCCTTTATTAGCTACAACGTCAACCTGAAGTATGAGAATGGTGGTATTCCAATTGAGATTCCACAATACATATATAGTTTTGAACCAAACGCAAGAGGTTTCTACAATCTATATGGCAATGTAAAAGAATTGGTATCAGAAGGTTATGCTATTGGAGGCAGCTATCTAACTCCTAATACGGAGGAAGCACTTTTTGAAGAAGATTATACACAGTCGTACAAAACAGATGTTGGTTTTAGGTGTTTGGTAGAAGTGAGAAAAAGATAA
- a CDS encoding SUMF1/EgtB/PvdO family nonheme iron enzyme produces MKSILHAFVLSALGLFLFADCGYAQTKKHPTASDPGPVSAITDREIYTYNRVYEIDHLFLDEANEYSEQSIFYNGYYDPWKAKENKSNILYFQDIIVPPHTIPLFKKTYIDATEVANIHYQEFLHFVERDSGQAIHDSYLPVLDDKYMNDYYNNPEFYFFPVVGINPLSAQTYCDWRAQNLNEGLQVFLEQESKYKRYKYIGRLPSEHEWKRAAGHSSKEIEDRTYEVNKKGLEFLENDVVTKGFADEKILNASTIYGYNVNLDHGTEFALRKEIPFYIYGFEPRVTGAYNLFGNVKEIVSEGYAIGGSYKTGDSHADLFEHTKEFDYQTDIGFRCITKIVR; encoded by the coding sequence TTGAAATCAATACTTCACGCATTTGTTCTATCAGCACTAGGACTTTTTCTTTTTGCGGATTGCGGATATGCTCAGACAAAAAAGCACCCAACTGCAAGTGATCCAGGTCCAGTCTCCGCCATCACCGACAGAGAAATCTATACCTATAACAGGGTTTATGAAATAGATCATTTGTTTTTGGACGAGGCCAATGAATACTCTGAACAATCCATCTTTTATAACGGATATTATGATCCTTGGAAGGCGAAAGAAAACAAGAGCAACATTCTATACTTTCAAGACATTATAGTTCCTCCACATACCATTCCATTATTTAAGAAGACCTATATCGACGCCACAGAAGTAGCCAACATTCATTACCAGGAATTTCTCCACTTTGTAGAGCGAGATTCGGGTCAGGCCATTCATGACTCTTACTTACCGGTATTGGATGACAAATACATGAATGATTACTACAACAATCCTGAGTTTTACTTTTTCCCAGTAGTGGGAATCAATCCTTTGAGCGCACAGACTTATTGCGACTGGCGTGCACAGAATTTAAATGAAGGACTTCAAGTTTTCTTAGAACAAGAAAGCAAATACAAAAGATATAAATATATAGGTAGACTTCCGTCAGAGCATGAATGGAAGCGAGCAGCTGGGCATAGTTCAAAGGAAATAGAAGACCGTACCTACGAAGTCAACAAAAAAGGCTTGGAATTTCTTGAAAATGATGTAGTAACTAAAGGATTTGCCGACGAGAAAATTTTGAATGCATCTACCATATATGGATACAACGTAAATTTGGATCATGGAACTGAGTTTGCTCTTAGAAAAGAGATACCTTTTTATATTTATGGATTTGAGCCTAGAGTAACAGGGGCTTACAACCTATTTGGGAATGTCAAAGAAATTGTGAGTGAAGGTTATGCCATTGGTGGCAGTTATAAGACTGGAGATTCACACGCTGACCTTTTCGAACACACAAAAGAATTCGACTATCAAACAGATATAGGATTCAGATGTATCACCAAGATCGTTCGTTGA
- a CDS encoding STAS/SEC14 domain-containing protein: MINLSLNKDQGYVIVSVTGPISVFDMENLTEEVDQYIEEFGELSGLIVKASKFPGWDNLDSFFHHLKFIKDHHKVIRKVGFMTEDNLISSFPGLANHFVKAELRRFDFGHMDEAVEWICSN; encoded by the coding sequence ATGATTAATCTAAGTCTAAACAAAGATCAGGGCTACGTAATTGTTTCTGTGACCGGCCCTATTTCGGTTTTTGACATGGAAAATTTGACCGAAGAAGTAGATCAATACATTGAAGAGTTTGGAGAACTATCGGGCTTAATTGTTAAAGCCAGTAAATTCCCTGGTTGGGACAATTTGGACAGTTTCTTTCATCATTTAAAATTCATTAAGGATCATCACAAGGTTATCAGAAAAGTAGGTTTTATGACAGAGGATAATTTGATTTCTTCTTTTCCGGGATTGGCCAATCATTTTGTTAAGGCCGAATTAAGACGCTTTGACTTTGGGCATATGGATGAAGCTGTAGAATGGATTTGCAGCAATTAA
- a CDS encoding purine-nucleoside phosphorylase, giving the protein MDYFDQIKEATSFIQNCTGFNPDYGIILGTGLGALVKDVKVETEINYEDIPHFPVSTVESHSGKLIFGRLGHKKVVVMKGRFHYYEGYTMKEVTFPVRVMKLLGIKKLVISNASGALNPNYNKSDLMVINDHINLQTENPLTGKNLDEMGVRFPDMSEPYDQKMIDTALRIGEEENIKLHQGVYVGVNGPNLETRAEYHMLRVIGADAVGMSTVPENIVARQMDIPVFAVSVLTDLCYPGHIQKISVEEVIAAAMKAEPHLTQLIEKVIAEDKI; this is encoded by the coding sequence ATGGATTATTTTGATCAAATAAAGGAAGCAACATCTTTCATTCAGAACTGTACGGGTTTCAATCCGGATTATGGAATCATTTTAGGTACCGGATTAGGAGCGTTGGTCAAAGATGTGAAAGTGGAAACGGAAATTAATTATGAAGATATTCCGCATTTTCCAGTATCAACGGTTGAATCACATTCAGGTAAATTGATATTCGGTCGACTAGGACATAAGAAGGTAGTTGTAATGAAAGGTAGATTTCACTACTATGAGGGCTACACAATGAAAGAGGTGACATTTCCCGTTCGAGTAATGAAATTATTGGGAATCAAGAAATTGGTAATTTCCAATGCCTCAGGTGCTTTAAATCCCAATTATAATAAAAGTGATTTGATGGTCATCAATGACCATATTAATTTGCAAACGGAGAATCCACTCACTGGAAAAAATCTGGATGAAATGGGTGTACGGTTTCCTGACATGAGCGAACCGTACGATCAGAAAATGATTGATACAGCCTTGAGAATTGGAGAAGAGGAGAATATTAAGCTGCATCAGGGCGTTTACGTAGGAGTGAATGGCCCGAATTTAGAAACTAGAGCGGAGTATCACATGTTGAGAGTAATTGGTGCGGATGCTGTGGGTATGTCCACAGTTCCAGAAAATATCGTAGCTAGACAAATGGATATTCCTGTTTTTGCGGTATCTGTATTAACTGATTTGTGCTATCCCGGCCATATACAAAAAATATCCGTAGAAGAGGTAATTGCTGCAGCGATGAAGGCTGAGCCGCATTTGACTCAGCTAATTGAGAAAGTGATCGCTGAAGATAAAATATAG
- a CDS encoding SDR family oxidoreductase: MKVVYNNMSLEGRVAIVTGASKGIGLEIVKLLLSKGVKVAGWSRTDNDITDPNYLFISVDVSDPESVAHAYNQTTEMLGEEVDILVNNAGIGHFGNMDEMPFERWKQMFDVNVHGIYFVSNAVIPKMKELDRGHIINIGSIAGKNPVKGMVGYAGTKHAVTGISHSMFMELRDFGIKVTCIYPGSVNTNFFDDIDAVTANENMMRPQDVAGSVVHCLETHPNYLPVDFEVRPLRPKPTK, encoded by the coding sequence TTGAAAGTAGTATACAATAATATGAGTTTGGAAGGAAGAGTAGCCATCGTTACTGGCGCAAGTAAAGGTATCGGGCTAGAGATTGTTAAGTTACTATTGAGCAAGGGTGTGAAAGTAGCCGGGTGGAGCCGGACAGATAATGATATTACGGATCCGAATTATCTATTTATATCTGTAGATGTAAGCGATCCAGAAAGTGTCGCTCATGCGTACAATCAAACGACTGAAATGTTGGGAGAGGAAGTCGATATTTTAGTGAATAATGCTGGAATAGGACATTTTGGCAATATGGATGAGATGCCCTTCGAGCGGTGGAAGCAAATGTTTGATGTCAATGTTCATGGTATATACTTTGTATCCAATGCCGTCATCCCTAAGATGAAGGAGCTCGATCGAGGTCATATTATTAATATAGGATCTATAGCAGGAAAGAATCCTGTAAAAGGAATGGTCGGCTATGCGGGTACCAAGCATGCAGTGACAGGGATTTCCCATTCGATGTTTATGGAGCTTAGAGATTTTGGAATCAAAGTCACTTGCATCTATCCTGGAAGTGTTAATACCAACTTTTTCGATGATATCGATGCAGTGACTGCCAATGAAAACATGATGAGGCCTCAGGATGTGGCTGGTAGTGTGGTGCATTGTTTGGAGACCCATCCAAACTACCTGCCGGTAGATTTTGAAGTTAGACCTTTGCGTCCGAAGCCAACGAAATAA
- the gldA gene encoding gliding motility-associated ABC transporter ATP-binding subunit GldA, whose translation MSIQVQNLTKIYGQQKAVNGISFEARKGEILGFLGPNGAGKSTTMKIATGYLGASDGQVLIGGIDVSVDPLGAKQITGYLPEHNPLYLDMYIHEFLAFSAKVNKMKSGEIKSAVKRVVEMCGLTLEQNKKIGQLSKGYRQRVGLAQALLHDPEVLILDEPTTGLDPNQILEIRKLIKEVSKDKTVIFSSHIMQEVEALCDRVVVINKGELVADKPIEEFSKGLSDETLLRVEFKSDVDTALLESIEEIITVKSVSAGIYQLQVTNSEEARSAVFRLAGEKNLPLVGLQEEESSFDEIFHLLTKEK comes from the coding sequence TTGTCGATACAAGTACAAAATCTCACGAAAATATACGGCCAGCAGAAAGCTGTAAACGGGATTTCATTTGAAGCCCGAAAGGGAGAAATTCTGGGTTTTTTGGGTCCCAATGGAGCGGGCAAATCAACGACCATGAAAATTGCGACTGGCTACTTAGGTGCGAGCGATGGCCAGGTGCTCATTGGAGGTATCGATGTCAGCGTAGATCCGTTAGGAGCTAAGCAGATTACGGGTTACTTGCCAGAACACAATCCATTGTATTTGGATATGTATATCCATGAGTTTTTAGCCTTTTCGGCTAAAGTAAATAAGATGAAGTCGGGTGAAATTAAATCGGCAGTCAAGCGGGTAGTCGAGATGTGCGGATTAACACTTGAACAAAACAAGAAAATTGGACAACTGTCGAAAGGTTATCGCCAAAGAGTCGGATTGGCACAAGCACTTTTGCATGACCCAGAGGTCCTAATTCTGGATGAGCCAACCACAGGACTAGACCCGAATCAAATATTAGAAATCAGGAAACTGATCAAAGAAGTGAGCAAAGACAAAACCGTGATTTTCTCTTCGCATATCATGCAGGAGGTTGAGGCGCTGTGCGATCGGGTGGTGGTAATCAATAAAGGAGAGTTGGTGGCTGATAAACCCATTGAAGAATTTTCCAAAGGACTTTCTGATGAAACCTTGCTTCGAGTAGAATTCAAGTCTGACGTGGATACTGCTTTGCTGGAGTCTATTGAGGAAATTATAACAGTGAAGTCTGTGAGTGCAGGCATTTATCAATTGCAAGTGACCAACAGTGAGGAGGCTAGAAGTGCGGTGTTTAGATTGGCAGGAGAGAAAAACTTACCCCTGGTTGGACTTCAGGAGGAGGAGAGTTCTTTCGATGAAATTTTCCATTTACTGACTAAAGAGAAATAG